GTAAAACACCTATTCTTTATGGCGTTAATGTTGCCAAAGTGAGAGAAGTGATCCGTTTGCCAACAATTGTCCCTTGTTTAACAAGTACCCCCGAAGTTTTAGGTGTTTTTAACCTGAGAGGCGCTCCCATCCCCGCAATCCACCTTGCAAAAGCCTTAGGCTATAATGAAGAAGTTGTGACACCTTCAAGTCAAGTCATTGTGACAGAGTTTTCAAGTCGCAAAGCAGGTTTTGTTGTTGCAGGAACTCGGCGTATCCGTAGAGTCAGTTGGGACAAAGTCTTGCCACCAACAAGCGATGCATTCAATACAATCACAGGAATGATGCTTATTGAAAATCAAGATTTTATTTTTATCTTAGACTTTGAAAGAATTCTTTTAGATATAGAAGCGAGAAGCGGTGGCCAAGGAACCTCTTCGTTTGCGATAGAAAGTTCAATGCCTTTACCAAATTCCTTAAATGGTACTGCGCCAGCTGTTGGAGCTCCAATAAACTCAAAAAGACCTCTGATTATGGTTGTCGACGATTCACCAACTGCAAGAAGAGCAATATGCGAATTGTTACGGAGTATGCAGCTTGATATTATTGAATACACAAACGCCGAAACAGCATGGCGCGAATTGAGTACCTGTGAAGACGGTTCTGATTTGAGCAAAGTGCAGCTGATTGTAAGCGATGTAGAAATGCCCAAACTCGATGGATATTCATTTGTCAAACGCATTCGTGGCCACGAAAAACTCAAAAAAATGCCTGTTATTTTACACTCTAGTCTTACGGGTGATGTCAATCGCGATAGAGCAAAACAAGCAGGCGCAGACGCCTATGTTGGCAAGCTCAATCGGAAAGAAATTATTGAAGCACTGAAAGCAGCCTTACCACCTACCTGGAATGGAGCGTCATCATGACTGCTCCAGACACTCTAACCTTCGCCCCAGAACAGGTTATTTTTAATGAGGGCGATAAATCTGATGGCATTTATCTGGTTCAAGAAGGTGAAATAGAAGTGTATCGTGTTCGTGAAAATATGCCTATTGTTTTAGGAAAACTGGTGGCTGGTGAAGTCCTTGGGACGTTAACAATTTTTTCTAATGAAACTCGTAAAGCATCTGCCCGTGCTCTCAAACAGACAACATTAGTTTTTTACCAAAACTCTGGAATGAGTGAATCTTTTAAAAATTTGCCAGGCTGGTGCCAAGCTGTCATTAAAGATGCACTAAGACGTTTAAACCACGTGAATAATTTGCTGACCGAAACAAAGATCCATGAAAAAAACTTATTGCGAAGCATTGGCACATCGCATCATCACTCTGCACAATTGGCTTTTTTGCTATCGAGCTATGTAAAAAAAAATAGCCTAAAAAATGATGTCAATGTATCCATTTATCCTACATCAGATTTTTTAATTTATGCAGAAAAAATTTTGAATAAAGATTTTAATTATTTAGAAAAAATATACAAATCTTTTATAGAATATGGGCTCGTTAAAGAGGTTGATGACAAAAAATTTGGAACAATTCTGGTAAATCCTAATGAATCTATGATTCATGATTTTGCCGTTTTTTCTATTGATGTGGTAAAAAAAGGACTTAATTTTTTTACTCCAAAAAAATTTCATCCTTGGATGAGCGCGCTCACGCGTATTAGTCGTAAAAATAATAATTTAGAAAAATTTAAGAGAGCGGATCTCGCATTGTTGTTGCAAACAGAAGTTGGACGTCAAGATGGAGAATCATTACTCACACAAATGCTCGATCATAAAATTATTGCTGAACAAAATGGCGAAATTACTTTTTCTGTCCTAAAACTTCATAAAGCCGTTGTATTTGAAAGCTTAGTACGAAGTATTAAAGATATAAAACCAGCTTAAAATTTTATTCTTAACCAAACTTACCATGAACATAATCAAGAGATTGTTTGTCTTTAGGGTTTGAGAAAAAGGTTTTTGTATCACTCGCTTCAATAATCTCACCCTGACTCATAAATACCGTATCGTCACTCGCACGCATCGCCTGTTGCATGTTGTGGGTGACCATCACAATGGTAAAATCTTTTTTGAGTTCAAAAAGCAACTGTTCAATTTTTTGCGTAGAAATTGGATCAAGAGCAGAACATGGCTCATCGAGCAAAAGAATTTCTGGCTTAACTGCAATCGTGCGCGCAATACAGAGTCTTTGTTGTTGCCCACCAGAAAGTCCAAGTCCAGAATGATGAAGATGATCTTTGACTTCGTCCCACAATGCCGCAGCACGCAAAGCCCATTCAACGCGTTGTTGCAAATCTTTTTTACTCAAACGTTCGTGCATTTTGACTGCAAAAGAAATATTTTCAAAAATAGACATAGGGAATGGCGTTGGTTTTTGAAATACCATACCAACTTTTGTCCGCAATTCATTGAGATCAACACTCGAATCAAGAATATTTTTTCCTTGAATCAGAATATTTCCATAAGCTTTTTGTTCTGGATATAAGCTATAAATTCGATTAATTGTACGTAAAAGAGTGGATTTACCAGAGCCCGATGGTCCTATCAATGCCGTGATTTTATTTTTTCGAAATGAAATATTAATATTTTTTAAGCGGTGCTTGTTGCCATAATAAAAGTTGAGATCTTCAATAGAAATATGCGCACCCTCGCGAAGCACAACAAGATTATCTAAGTTGCTAGAAGAATCTGCAGCAGCATTTGCTGCCTTACCAGAATGTTTTGAGCATTGAAAAATATTTGAAAAAAAGCTCATGAGCGTTTTCCCCCAGCTTTAGAAAAAGAACGTGTTAAAATATTTAAAAATAATACAACAACAGTAATGAGCAACGCTCCACCCCAAGCTAAATCTTGCCAATTATGGTAGGGACTCATCGCAAATTGATAAATTGTGACAGGTAAATTTGCGATAGGCTGACTGAGATTTGTACTCCAAAACTGATTATTTAACGAAGTAAAGAGTAAAGGTGCTGTTTCTCCAGAAATACGCGCAATAGCAAGCAACACTCCTGTTAACATTCCCTGCCTTGAAGCACGCCAGGCAACATGGACAACAACACGCCATTTGGGTAAACCCAATGCAATTGCAGCTTCTCGTAACTCATTGGGCACAAGATTTAACATGTCTTCAGCACTGCGCGTAATAATTGGACATGCAATCATTGCAAGCGAAATTGCACCTGCTAAAGCAGAATAATTCCCCATAGGATGCACGACAACGGTATATATAAACAAACCAACAATTATAGAAGGAGCGCTCAGCCAAACGTCATTCACAAAACGAATAACAGATGCAATTTTACGGCCTCTTGCATACTCCGATAAAAATGTTGCTGCTAAAATACCCATTGGAGTGGCAACAATCACTGCCGCAACAGTAATAATAAAACTACCAAAAATTGCGTTTCTTAAACCTCCTCCAAGAGAATCTGGGGACGGCGTGTCTTCAAGAAAAAAATCAACACTTATTGCAGGAAAACCATGAACAATAAGTGCATAAAAAATAGAACTTAAAATTGTGATTCCAAATAAAACAGACGTTATACACAATAATGAAAAAGTTTTATTTGATAATTTTCTAACAAATTGCTTTCTTTTCATTATTTAGCTCCCGCCTTTTTTCTATCAATCCGAAGTAAAAATAATCGTGCGAAAGCCAGTATTAAAAAAGAAAGAACAAATAAAATCATTCCTAATTCTAATAAAGAAGCAGGATATAAAACTCCTGTTGCTTCGTTAAACTCATTGGCAATGGATGCCGAAATTGTTGTACCAGGCATAAAAAGAGACGTTGTTAGGAATTTAGAATTGCCAATCACAAAAGTAACAGCCATGGTTTCACCAAGAGCTCTACCCAAGCCAAGCATAATACTACCAATCATCCCTTTGCGGACATAAGGAACAATAACCTTTCTCACAACTTCAAAGCGTGTTGCGCCCACTCCGTATGCAGCTTCTTTCAAAACAGCTGGAACAGAGCGAAACATGTCAATCAGAGTAGAAGAAATATAAGGAATAATCATAATTGCTAATATTAGACCTGCTGTAAAAATACCAATCCCTAATGGTGGACCACCAAAAAGATTATCGAGTATAGGAATACCCTGAACTGCATCAGAAATATAAGGTTGCACATAATTTGATAAAAAAGGGGCGAGCACGAGCAATCCCCACATTCCATAAATAATGCTAGGAATTCCTGCCATCAGATCGATTAGAGTTCTTACAGTTTTGGAAATTTTACCTTGCGACATTTCTGAAATAAACACAGCAATACCAAGGCTTAAAGGCACTCCTAACACCATCGCAATCAATGATGTCATCAATGTTCCGCACACGGCACTCAAGGCTCCAAAATGACCTTGTACCGGATCCCATGCATCACTTGTTAAAAAGTGAAATCCAAATGCTTGAATTGAAGGATAACTTGCCACACAAAGTGAAAATAACACACAAATAAGCAACAAGAATGCAAACCAAGCAAAAAACCTTGTCAGATTTGAAAAAAGTAAGTCTCCCAAAACGGCACTCCTAAAAACTTGAAAACAGAAATTACAGACTATAAATCCCAAAGGGAACTTTTATCTTTTAAAGATTTTATTTCTTTTGACCAGTTTTTTTCGATGAGTTTTACAGTTTTTTCAGGAATTGGAATATAATCTAAAGACTCAGCTGTCTCTGCACCCTTTGTAAAAGCATAATGAAAAAATTTTAAGACATCTTTTCCAATACTTGCATTTTCTTGTTGTTTTGCAATTAAAATAAACGTAGCCGCTGTAATTGGCCACGACGCAGCACCATTTTGATTTGCAAGCAAAACACCCATTCCAGAAGTTTTTTCCCATTCCGCATTGAGCGCTGCTGCTTGAAAAGAATGACGAAACGCCTGACTGACTTTCTTATCATCAGAAAATTCACTTTCTGTAAGATGTGGAACCAGCTTTCCTTCTGCATTAAACATTCTTGTCCAAGCCATTTTATTTTGCAGTGCATAGGCATATTCTACATAACCAATTGCTCCGGGCGCACGTTTTACCATGTTTGTGACGCCTTCATTACCTTTACCGCCAACTCCCATAATTGAGCTAGACCAAGAGATCGCGGTACCCGATCCTGATTTCCAAATGCTTGGAGCTGATTTTTCTAGAAAATAGGTAAAATTATAAGTAGTCCCGGAAGCATCTGAACGATAAACCACTATAATTCCCTTGTTTGGAAGAGTCACATGAGGATTGAGTTCAGCAATGCGTTTGTCATTCCAGTTTTTGATCTGGCCGCTATAAATTTCTGCTAAGGTTTGTGCATTTAAAATAAGCTGACCTTGAGAAACACCTTGAATATTGGTAATAATAACAATACCGCCAATCACGGCTGGAAACTGCGTTAATCCTTTTGTTTCAAGATCTTCAGAATTTAATGGCATGTCTGTTGCACCAAAATCAACTATCTTACCTTGGATTTGTTTAATCCCAGCCCCTGAGCCTGTAGATTGATAATTGATCTTAACACCAGTCTCATTCTTGTATTGAGAAGCCCACTTATAAAGAACAGGGGCAATAAAACTAGAGCCAGCACCAGTAATAAGGTTAGAAGCCTTTGCCACAACACTTATAAATACACAGCTCAGTATTGCTAAAACGCAAACCAGCCGGCCAAGGCTAAAACGCATAAAAACTGCTCCTTTAACTTTATACAACAAAAACGCAACATCGATTTAGGCCATCCCGTTACGTGCATAAAGCGTTAATTCATTTATATCTAAATTTGTAGGAGATTATTGTTAAAATAATTTGGCAATTGAACTGGTCTATCGAAAAAACGCCATCAAATAGACACAAATTTGTCACAACTTCATCGCAGTTGATTGCTTTGCTTCAATTGTCAAACAAAAGTAATTTGCTATAGTTCACAATTGTCAAGAAATTTATCATTTTCTTTAAAAAGGAGCATAAATTTGGAACATAAAAACGCACTTTGCACCTGGACGGGCGGCCATGAGTCAAGCTTAACCCTTTTGCATGCGCTAAAAAATTATACAGTCAAATGCTTAGTCACTCCAACCGTCGAATCAGATTTTAATACCTTTCATTTACAATTGTTACCTCCTTCAATTTTACGTGCTCAAGCAGATCTTATAAAGCAACCATTGCTCATTTTAAATACTTCGTATAACGAATACGAAAGTGCATTTAGCCAAGCTTTAAATAGTTTAAAAAAACATAAAATGAATACTCTGATATTTTCTACAATTCGTCATAATTTAGCAAAACAATCACTAGAAAACTTGTGCCATAATTTAGGCATTAAAGGCTATTTTCCATTGTGGGAAAGATACGAAGAGGGATTGCTTTCTGAGTTTTTAGAAATGGGGTTTAAAGCAAAAATTATTGCAGTCAACGAAAAATTTTTAACCCGAGACTTTCTTGGAAAAGATTTAGACAAAGACGTTATTGAAGAGTTTCGTCAAAGAAAAATAGATCTATTTGGCGAAAATGGCGAATATCAAACACTGTTATATGAAGCGCCATTTTTTTCAGAGCCACTGCAAATCAAAGAAGGTGACATTAATTTAAGAAATGGAAATTGGACGCTTGATGTCTCTCTAAATTCTTCTTTAAATTAAGGATTTATTATGAGTCTTTTTTTCAATAAAATTTTTAAAATTAGCAGCATTTTATTTTGCTGTACCAGCAACTTTTGTTATGCAACAGAAAACGGCAGTTCTAATCAAAAAAAATCAGTTACCCTATTATTAGACTGGAAGCCGAATACCAATCATTTGGGTTTTTATGTTGCGCAAGCAAAAGGATTTTACAAAGAAGAAGGATTAGAACTTAACATCATCAATCCCACACAATCATCCACAGTTGCATTGGTTGCAGTAGGCAAAGCAGATTTTGGAATTGGTTACGCAAACCAATTTATTTATGCTCAAAATAAAAATATTCCGCTAGTTTCAGTTGCTGGAATTATTTATAAAGATACCTCCTGTTTTGTTTGGCGCAGTTCATTAGGTGTTAAAACAATTAAAGATTTAGAAGGAAAACGATACGGCGGCTGGGGAAGCCCAGAAGAACACGCCACACTAAAATATATTTTTGAAAAAAATAATGCGTCATTTGAGAAATTAAAAATGTTAACTATTGGCACATTTGATTTTCTGCCTGCTACGTTAAAAACAATAGATTTTACCTGGGAATACCCTGCTTGGAATATTCTTGCTGCACAATTAAAAAAAGTTTCAGTACAAACCTATTGCCCAGCAGAACACTTTCCTGAACTCAACAAACCTTCTCCTTTAATTTTTACAAGTAAGAATCTTATTAAACAGGATCCAAAACGTATTAAACAATTTATGAAGGCTACCGCAAAAGGATACCAATTTGCCATCCAAAACCCAACTGAAGCAGCTAAAATTTTTATAAAATCTGTTCCAGAAATGGATTCAGATCTGGTTTACGCATCAGCAAAAATGTTGTCTTCATTATTTCAAGCTCAAGGCAAAAAATGGGGTGAACAAAATGTAACAGAATTTGTTACTTATGCAAATTGGATGAAAAAATCAAAATTAATTCAAATAATCCCAGATTTTAATTCTTCTATTACAAATTCATTTTTGCCTTAAAAAACATTATCTAATATACAAAAAAGTATTTTGAATTTTACTCTATACTTTTAGACAAAATTTTGACTTTATTTAATTACATCAAGACACAAATAATAAATAATGAATAATAAAAAATACCGTCAGAGAGGATAAAGTATGTTACGTTTGAGATGTATACGCACTATCTGTATTTTAGCAAGTTTTTTATCTAATTTATTTTGTATTGCAGAAGCTTCAGAGTATCACATTTCATTAGGAATTAATCCTCCTTATACGATTAAGCTAGACAACAAAAACCCTGAAGGAATATTTTTAGAAATTATTCATGAAGCATTAAACAATTCTAACATAAAATTAACTATTGATAATAAAGAAATTCCTTGGAAAAGGGCGCACGAAAATAAAGAAGAAAATAATTTACTTTTTTATCTATCACGCACCCCAGCAAGAGAAAAAAATTATACTTGGATTGTTTCACTTTTTCGAGATGAACCTGTACTCACTAATCTCAATGATTCTATTGTAATTAAAAAAACCGAAGATCTAAAACAAATTAAAAAAATTGGTGCCATAGCAGGAGGAGGAGGAGAGAGTTTTTTAAAATCCAATGGATTAGTAAAAAATTTCTATTCATGCAAAGACGAAACACAATGTTACAACCTGTTACTTGAAAATAAAATTGAAGCAGTGATCTCTCCACAAGTTAAAGCAAAATTTGTAGTTAAAAAACTAAAAATTGATCATTTGGTAAAAAGTAGTAAAGGTCTCTCTGCAGTTGAAGGTTGGCTTGCTTCAACTCTTAACATGTCCCAAAAAAATCAAGTCGAGCTTAAAAATGCAATTCAAAAATTTAAAAAAACAAGCCGTTATGAAAATATTCTTAAAAAATATCAAGCCAATCGTCCATAAGACAAATAAAAACTAATAATAAAGCAATAGTTTTTAAGAAATTTAGAATAAGCTATGATATTTATTTTAGTTTTCATTTTTGACTTTTTTTTATCTTAAAAACGCTGGAATTTCTAAATCAAGCTCAACAAAATTAACTGCCTTGTATTTGCATTCAAAATTATGCTCTCCTCTAACAATCACTTCGTATTCATCATGAGAATTTTTATGAATGGAGTGAATATAATCTTTTTCTTGGCAATGGCATTCAACAAAAAGTTTTGCTGCACAATTGATATTTTTAGCAAAGACAATTTTATCTGGAGACCAGATATCTTTTTTTAATATATCTTGTTTTAAAAACTGAAAGTAAAACCCTCTTTCCCTATCAGAGTCAAGCATTGTTTGTGAATCCTAAGTTTCAAAGAGTTTATAGCAAATACAAAAGCGCGCTCTTAACAGTAAATGTGACGATATTACGTTAACGAGATGAGTATACGAATCACATTGGTTTTTGCAACTTAGACAATAATAACTCTGATTGCCAAACGAATACGATATGAGGTAATGCCATAGATTGTGGGATAACAATCCCAAATGCAGATAAGGAGCACTTTTCCATGACTTCAACCAACAATACCAGAGAAACTCGAGTCCGTATAGCGCCTAGCCCAACTGGAGATCCCCATATTGGCACCGCATACATAGCACTTTTTAACTATGTGTTTACAAAAAAGCAAAACGGAAAATTTATTATCAGAATTGAAGATACCGATCAAAAAAGATACCGTGCCGATAGTGAAGCAATGATCCTTGATGCACTAAAATGGGTGGGTATTGAATGGGATGAAGGTCCAGATATTGGCGGACCATACGGACCTTATAAACAAAGTGAACGCAAACAAATTTATCATGAATATGCAGAAATGCTCATTCAAAAAGGCCATGCTTACCGTTGTTTTTGCACTTCTGAGAGACTTGATGTATTACGCAAAACGCAACAAGCACAAAAACTTCCTCCAGGCTACGACAGACTCTGCCGCGATCTCCCACAAGAGGATGTTGCAAAAAAAATGCAAGAAGGACACACGCACGTTATTCGTATGAAAATGCCCACAACTGGCAAAACTGTTTTTAAAGACGCATTACGTGGCAACATTGAGTTTGAAAATGATGGTATTGATGATCAAGTGTTATTAAAATCTGATGGATTTCCAACCTATCATTTGGCTGTCGTTGTCGATGACCATTTGATGAAAATCACACATGTGATTCGAGGAGAAGAATGGATTTCTTCTACTCCAAAGCACGTGATGCTCTATGATATGTTTGGTTGGGAAAAACCTGAATTTTGTCATTTGCCGCTCCTTCGCAATGCAGACAAATCAAAAATTTCTAAACGCAAAAATCCAACCTCAATTGGCTATTATCGCAGAAAAGGAATTTTGCCCGCAGCTCTGCGTAATTTCTTAGCGCTCATGGGCTGGAATTTTGGCGATAACTGCGAAAAGTTTTCGACTCAAGAAATGATTGAAGGCTTTACTTGGGAACGAATGACCTTAGGAGGTCCTGTCTTTGATTTAAAAAAACTCGCTTGGTTAAATGGACAATATCTGCGTGCAGAATCGGATGAAAAATGGCTTGCTCATTTAAAAAATGTTGTTTTTTCTGACAATTATTTATTAAAAATTATTCCATTGGTTAAAGAACGCGTCGAAAAATTTGAAGATTTTATAGACAGTACAGCGTTCTTTTTTCAGGGTGATTTAAATTATAGCAATGCCCCTCTGGTACCAAAGGGCAGAACAGCACCAGAAGTTGCCGGCTATCTGAATGACCTTGTGCTTAAGCTTGATATCTGCGAAAATTGGACTCATGAAGAAATTCATAATATTTTTAACCAATATCTTGCAGAAAAACAACTTAAACCGAAAGATGTCTTTATGCCAATGCGTGTTGCAGTAACAGGTAGCAAGGAAACACCACCTCTTTTTGAATGCATCGAGGTATTGGGCAAGGATATTGTGCAAAGACGCGTGCGTTTAGCAATTGATTATCTTAAAACAATGAAAGAGTAATTAGCGAATGTACAATATTAAAAATCCAATTATTCACCGCTTTTTACCAAATGGGATGGAAGTGTATTTACAACCATCAGATTTTGCCCCCATCGTTTCAATTCAAGTATTGGTAAAAGTTGGATCTATCGACGAAGAAGCAGAACCTTATAAAGAAAATGGTCTTGCCCATGTGCTAGAACATATGCTTTTTAAAGGAACAAAAAAGTTTCCAAATTCTGGGCAAATTGCATCAATCGTTGAGTTTGAAGGGGGTGATATTAACGCCTACACAACCTTTGATCACACCAATTACCACTTAACCGCTCCAGCCCCTTTTGCGCTAAAAGGCGCGGAAGTTTTACTTGACGTTGTACAAAATAGTTTGCTTGAACAAGAAGAGCTTAAAAAAGAATTAGAAGTTATAATCGAAGAAATAAAACGTAGTCGCGACAATCCCAATGCTGTTGTCTCGCATAATTTATTTTCTTTATTTTACAATGGAACACGAATGGCTTCGCCGGTGATTGGATATCAAGATATTGTCCAAAATTTCACAAGAGAACAAGTCTATTCATTTTATAAAAAGTGGTACTTGCCAAATAATATGATTTTTGTGGCGACCGGTGATTTTAACTCCCAAACAATGTACGACCATTTAGTAGAACTGTCTAAAGAATTTACACCGCATTCTGTGCCAAAGCGTTTTCGAGCACCTCTTCCTGAGACAACGTTGCAAACACCCACTGCTAAAATTGAGCGCGGCGCATGGCAAGAAGCGCGCCTGCAAATTGCGACCCCAGCACCCGTTCTTGAAGAACATGACATGCCATTATGGGATGTCTTTGCTTCAATTTTAGGAGAATCTGACACATCTCGCTTAACACGTATTTTAAGAGACGAGCTGCAGCTGGTCACAAGCATTGACTGCTCCTGCTACACACCCAAATATCCTTGTGGCTTACTTGGAATTGGTTTTTTTGCGCGCGCTCACAATACACTTTCAGCAATTAAAATCATTGCACAAGAAATTAGAAGAATTGCAGAAGTGCCACCAACGCGTGACGAGCTCAATCGCGTGTTAAACACTCTTAAGGCA
This region of Spirobacillus cienkowskii genomic DNA includes:
- the pstC gene encoding phosphate ABC transporter permease subunit PstC; the encoded protein is MGDLLFSNLTRFFAWFAFLLLICVLFSLCVASYPSIQAFGFHFLTSDAWDPVQGHFGALSAVCGTLMTSLIAMVLGVPLSLGIAVFISEMSQGKISKTVRTLIDLMAGIPSIIYGMWGLLVLAPFLSNYVQPYISDAVQGIPILDNLFGGPPLGIGIFTAGLILAIMIIPYISSTLIDMFRSVPAVLKEAAYGVGATRFEVVRKVIVPYVRKGMIGSIMLGLGRALGETMAVTFVIGNSKFLTTSLFMPGTTISASIANEFNEATGVLYPASLLELGMILFVLSFLILAFARLFLLRIDRKKAGAK
- the pstA gene encoding phosphate ABC transporter permease PstA, with amino-acid sequence MKRKQFVRKLSNKTFSLLCITSVLFGITILSSIFYALIVHGFPAISVDFFLEDTPSPDSLGGGLRNAIFGSFIITVAAVIVATPMGILAATFLSEYARGRKIASVIRFVNDVWLSAPSIIVGLFIYTVVVHPMGNYSALAGAISLAMIACPIITRSAEDMLNLVPNELREAAIALGLPKWRVVVHVAWRASRQGMLTGVLLAIARISGETAPLLFTSLNNQFWSTNLSQPIANLPVTIYQFAMSPYHNWQDLAWGGALLITVVVLFLNILTRSFSKAGGKRS
- a CDS encoding chemotaxis protein, which codes for MVNIGRPMFQVGSNIFELIEFTVTKTNASPSFDRKTPILYGVNVAKVREVIRLPTIVPCLTSTPEVLGVFNLRGAPIPAIHLAKALGYNEEVVTPSSQVIVTEFSSRKAGFVVAGTRRIRRVSWDKVLPPTSDAFNTITGMMLIENQDFIFILDFERILLDIEARSGGQGTSSFAIESSMPLPNSLNGTAPAVGAPINSKRPLIMVVDDSPTARRAICELLRSMQLDIIEYTNAETAWRELSTCEDGSDLSKVQLIVSDVEMPKLDGYSFVKRIRGHEKLKKMPVILHSSLTGDVNRDRAKQAGADAYVGKLNRKEIIEALKAALPPTWNGASS
- a CDS encoding diphthine--ammonia ligase, with product MEHKNALCTWTGGHESSLTLLHALKNYTVKCLVTPTVESDFNTFHLQLLPPSILRAQADLIKQPLLILNTSYNEYESAFSQALNSLKKHKMNTLIFSTIRHNLAKQSLENLCHNLGIKGYFPLWERYEEGLLSEFLEMGFKAKIIAVNEKFLTRDFLGKDLDKDVIEEFRQRKIDLFGENGEYQTLLYEAPFFSEPLQIKEGDINLRNGNWTLDVSLNSSLN
- a CDS encoding cyclic nucleotide-binding domain-containing protein, which codes for MTAPDTLTFAPEQVIFNEGDKSDGIYLVQEGEIEVYRVRENMPIVLGKLVAGEVLGTLTIFSNETRKASARALKQTTLVFYQNSGMSESFKNLPGWCQAVIKDALRRLNHVNNLLTETKIHEKNLLRSIGTSHHHSAQLAFLLSSYVKKNSLKNDVNVSIYPTSDFLIYAEKILNKDFNYLEKIYKSFIEYGLVKEVDDKKFGTILVNPNESMIHDFAVFSIDVVKKGLNFFTPKKFHPWMSALTRISRKNNNLEKFKRADLALLLQTEVGRQDGESLLTQMLDHKIIAEQNGEITFSVLKLHKAVVFESLVRSIKDIKPA
- the gltX gene encoding glutamate--tRNA ligase translates to MTSTNNTRETRVRIAPSPTGDPHIGTAYIALFNYVFTKKQNGKFIIRIEDTDQKRYRADSEAMILDALKWVGIEWDEGPDIGGPYGPYKQSERKQIYHEYAEMLIQKGHAYRCFCTSERLDVLRKTQQAQKLPPGYDRLCRDLPQEDVAKKMQEGHTHVIRMKMPTTGKTVFKDALRGNIEFENDGIDDQVLLKSDGFPTYHLAVVVDDHLMKITHVIRGEEWISSTPKHVMLYDMFGWEKPEFCHLPLLRNADKSKISKRKNPTSIGYYRRKGILPAALRNFLALMGWNFGDNCEKFSTQEMIEGFTWERMTLGGPVFDLKKLAWLNGQYLRAESDEKWLAHLKNVVFSDNYLLKIIPLVKERVEKFEDFIDSTAFFFQGDLNYSNAPLVPKGRTAPEVAGYLNDLVLKLDICENWTHEEIHNIFNQYLAEKQLKPKDVFMPMRVAVTGSKETPPLFECIEVLGKDIVQRRVRLAIDYLKTMKE
- a CDS encoding ABC transporter substrate-binding protein; the protein is MSLFFNKIFKISSILFCCTSNFCYATENGSSNQKKSVTLLLDWKPNTNHLGFYVAQAKGFYKEEGLELNIINPTQSSTVALVAVGKADFGIGYANQFIYAQNKNIPLVSVAGIIYKDTSCFVWRSSLGVKTIKDLEGKRYGGWGSPEEHATLKYIFEKNNASFEKLKMLTIGTFDFLPATLKTIDFTWEYPAWNILAAQLKKVSVQTYCPAEHFPELNKPSPLIFTSKNLIKQDPKRIKQFMKATAKGYQFAIQNPTEAAKIFIKSVPEMDSDLVYASAKMLSSLFQAQGKKWGEQNVTEFVTYANWMKKSKLIQIIPDFNSSITNSFLP
- the pstS gene encoding phosphate ABC transporter substrate-binding protein PstS; translated protein: MRFSLGRLVCVLAILSCVFISVVAKASNLITGAGSSFIAPVLYKWASQYKNETGVKINYQSTGSGAGIKQIQGKIVDFGATDMPLNSEDLETKGLTQFPAVIGGIVIITNIQGVSQGQLILNAQTLAEIYSGQIKNWNDKRIAELNPHVTLPNKGIIVVYRSDASGTTYNFTYFLEKSAPSIWKSGSGTAISWSSSIMGVGGKGNEGVTNMVKRAPGAIGYVEYAYALQNKMAWTRMFNAEGKLVPHLTESEFSDDKKVSQAFRHSFQAAALNAEWEKTSGMGVLLANQNGAASWPITAATFILIAKQQENASIGKDVLKFFHYAFTKGAETAESLDYIPIPEKTVKLIEKNWSKEIKSLKDKSSLWDL
- the pstB gene encoding phosphate ABC transporter ATP-binding protein PstB, yielding MSFFSNIFQCSKHSGKAANAAADSSSNLDNLVVLREGAHISIEDLNFYYGNKHRLKNINISFRKNKITALIGPSGSGKSTLLRTINRIYSLYPEQKAYGNILIQGKNILDSSVDLNELRTKVGMVFQKPTPFPMSIFENISFAVKMHERLSKKDLQQRVEWALRAAALWDEVKDHLHHSGLGLSGGQQQRLCIARTIAVKPEILLLDEPCSALDPISTQKIEQLLFELKKDFTIVMVTHNMQQAMRASDDTVFMSQGEIIEASDTKTFFSNPKDKQSLDYVHGKFG
- a CDS encoding transporter substrate-binding domain-containing protein, with product MLRLRCIRTICILASFLSNLFCIAEASEYHISLGINPPYTIKLDNKNPEGIFLEIIHEALNNSNIKLTIDNKEIPWKRAHENKEENNLLFYLSRTPAREKNYTWIVSLFRDEPVLTNLNDSIVIKKTEDLKQIKKIGAIAGGGGESFLKSNGLVKNFYSCKDETQCYNLLLENKIEAVISPQVKAKFVVKKLKIDHLVKSSKGLSAVEGWLASTLNMSQKNQVELKNAIQKFKKTSRYENILKKYQANRP